In the Clostridium beijerinckii genome, one interval contains:
- a CDS encoding class I SAM-dependent rRNA methyltransferase yields the protein MKEAILTVKKEFVKKYKNGYPLILEEAFDNIKDLKEEGQIITLIDEKKTFLGKGYYGKQNKGCGWILSNSKNSNLDYKFFYDKIRNAFSKRMKFYHSKDTSAFRVFNGEGDGIGGLTIDYFDEYYLITWYSRGIYTFKDNIIKAIKSLVSFDGIYEKKRFEENGMVVDEDSYVCGRKAPEPLIVKENKVNFSIYLNDGAMVGVFLDQKEVRKSIKDKYSNNKKVLNTFSYTGAFSMAAAKGGAITTSVDLASRSLEKTTENFTINNIDFTKHEIIVEDIFLYFKRAKKEELKFDVVILDPPSFATSKDNRFSAAKDYKGLVKSAIDITEDEGVIVASTNCATFNMGKFKKFIDEAFKESHRNYEILEEHTLSEDFAVTDKFPEGNYLKVVIVKMH from the coding sequence ATGAAAGAAGCAATACTTACAGTAAAAAAAGAATTTGTTAAGAAATATAAAAATGGATATCCTTTAATTCTTGAAGAAGCTTTTGATAATATAAAAGATTTAAAAGAGGAAGGACAAATCATAACCCTTATAGATGAAAAAAAGACTTTCTTAGGAAAGGGGTATTATGGGAAACAAAATAAAGGCTGTGGATGGATTTTAAGTAACAGTAAAAATAGCAATTTGGATTATAAATTTTTCTATGATAAGATTAGGAATGCATTTTCCAAAAGAATGAAATTTTATCATTCAAAAGACACGTCTGCATTTAGAGTATTTAATGGTGAAGGCGATGGAATAGGTGGGCTTACGATTGACTATTTCGATGAATATTATCTCATCACTTGGTATAGCAGAGGTATATATACATTTAAAGACAATATAATTAAAGCTATAAAAAGTTTAGTTTCTTTTGATGGTATATATGAAAAAAAGAGATTTGAAGAAAATGGTATGGTTGTAGATGAAGATAGCTATGTTTGTGGAAGAAAAGCACCTGAACCTCTTATAGTTAAAGAAAATAAAGTTAATTTCTCAATTTATTTAAATGATGGGGCTATGGTTGGAGTATTTTTAGACCAAAAGGAAGTAAGAAAGTCTATCAAAGATAAATACTCCAATAATAAAAAAGTTTTAAATACTTTTTCATATACAGGAGCATTTTCAATGGCAGCTGCAAAAGGTGGTGCTATTACTACAAGTGTTGATTTAGCAAGCCGAAGTCTAGAAAAAACAACTGAGAACTTTACTATAAATAATATTGATTTCACAAAACATGAAATAATTGTTGAAGACATTTTCCTATATTTTAAACGTGCAAAAAAGGAAGAATTAAAATTTGATGTGGTTATTCTTGATCCGCCAAGCTTTGCAACATCAAAAGATAATAGATTCAGTGCAGCAAAAGACTATAAAGGATTGGTTAAATCAGCTATAGATATAACAGAGGATGAAGGAGTAATTGTAGCTTCAACAAACTGTGCTACTTTTAATATGGGCAAATTTAAGAAATTTATAGATGAAGCTTTTAAAGAATCACATAGAAATTATGAAATTCTAGAAGAACATACTCTTTCAGAAGATTTTGCAGTTACAGATAAATTTCCTGAGGGAAATTATTTAAAAGTTGTGATTGTAAAAATGCACTAA
- a CDS encoding Hsp20/alpha crystallin family protein: protein MFGLIPFRTNGLDKKGGSIEDFFNGFFNDDFFSPMSLGFGNNQKFNADIRETQNEYLVSAELPGVKKEDINLEYRDNTLIISALRNEEINEEKDNYIRRERAYGKISRTFHVENVDKSRISAKFQNGELQIILPKLNETIRDYSRILIQ from the coding sequence ATGTTTGGATTGATACCTTTTAGAACTAACGGATTAGACAAGAAGGGAGGCTCAATTGAAGATTTTTTCAATGGATTTTTCAATGATGATTTCTTTTCACCAATGAGTTTGGGTTTTGGAAATAACCAAAAATTTAATGCTGATATAAGAGAAACTCAAAATGAATATTTAGTTAGTGCAGAATTACCAGGTGTTAAGAAAGAAGATATAAACCTTGAATACAGAGACAATACTTTAATTATTTCTGCTCTTAGAAATGAAGAAATAAATGAAGAAAAAGATAATTATATTAGAAGAGAAAGAGCTTATGGAAAAATATCAAGGACTTTTCATGTTGAGAACGTTGATAAATCAAGAATTTCTGCAAAATTCCAAAATGGAGAATTGCAAATTATATTACCTAAATTAAACGAAACTATAAGAGACTATAGTAGAATTTTAATTCAATAG
- a CDS encoding MerR family transcriptional regulator, with protein MKIGEFAKKSGVTVKTLLHYDKIGLLKPSEKTDSGYRIYCEEDLLKLQQITTLKFIGLSLNEISHILHESGENLENMISIQKKALEEKKKHIEAVIDVFNKAQNTAKKNGFLDASNLIDIIKVTNMESRVREQYKTDKNLNIRSNLHSYNVNKIDFDKWCFNQMNFSLNANVLELGCGTGKLWFKNKDYIENTLNITISDFSRSMIRIARNRLKDVYHDFHYEEINAEEIPYNDETFDIIIAQHMIYFVPDIEKALAEIQRVLKPNGVFYVTANSCNSMKELNRLSENFAPNSGLDNNGYSERFDLEHGRGMLEKYFHKVDVEILDGKIIVDKAEPVVSYKASTIQGSSILIGEKKKEFTKYLEEYIKKNGDISITTKTCMFKAMK; from the coding sequence TTGAAAATTGGTGAATTTGCTAAAAAATCAGGAGTGACAGTGAAAACATTACTTCATTATGACAAAATTGGATTACTTAAGCCTAGTGAAAAAACTGATTCTGGATATAGAATTTACTGTGAAGAAGACCTATTAAAGCTTCAGCAGATTACAACCTTAAAATTCATTGGGTTGTCGCTAAATGAAATAAGTCATATATTACATGAAAGTGGAGAAAACCTAGAGAATATGATAAGTATTCAAAAGAAAGCCTTGGAAGAAAAGAAGAAACATATTGAGGCTGTAATTGATGTTTTTAATAAAGCACAAAATACAGCAAAGAAAAATGGTTTTCTAGATGCAAGTAATTTGATTGATATCATAAAAGTAACTAATATGGAAAGTAGGGTTAGGGAACAATATAAAACAGATAAGAACTTAAATATTAGAAGTAATCTTCATAGCTATAATGTAAATAAAATAGATTTTGATAAATGGTGTTTTAATCAGATGAATTTTTCATTAAACGCAAATGTACTGGAACTTGGATGTGGAACAGGAAAGCTTTGGTTTAAGAATAAAGATTATATAGAGAATACTTTAAATATTACAATATCTGATTTTTCTAGAAGTATGATTAGAATCGCAAGAAATAGATTGAAAGATGTATATCATGATTTTCATTATGAAGAAATTAATGCTGAAGAAATACCTTATAATGATGAAACTTTTGATATAATCATCGCTCAACATATGATTTATTTTGTTCCAGATATAGAAAAGGCTTTAGCTGAGATACAAAGAGTACTAAAGCCTAATGGTGTATTTTATGTGACAGCTAATTCTTGTAATTCTATGAAAGAATTAAATAGACTTTCAGAAAATTTTGCACCTAATTCTGGGTTAGATAACAATGGGTATTCAGAAAGATTTGACCTAGAGCACGGAAGAGGAATGCTTGAAAAATATTTTCATAAAGTAGATGTTGAAATTTTAGATGGTAAAATAATAGTAGATAAGGCTGAACCAGTAGTTTCATATAAAGCTTCAACTATTCAAGGAAGTTCAATACTTATTGGTGAAAAGAAAAAAGAATTTACGAAATATTTAGAAGAATATATTAAGAAAAATGGAGACATATCAATAACAACTAAAACATGTATGTTTAAAGCAATGAAATAA
- a CDS encoding DegT/DnrJ/EryC1/StrS family aminotransferase, translating into MKKIPFSPPDITEEEIEAVGNVLRSGWITSGPKLAEFEEGIQNYLNVNKALALNSATAAMELVLKVFDIKEGDEIISTPYTYTATSSVGIHRGIKPIYVDVKKDTFEMDIDKIADKITDKTKVIMPVDIAGVPFDYDALKKVLKDKNREDIIILCDSAHSFGAKYKGEPVGSQCDFHSFSFHAVKNLTTGEGGAVTFNDNHFGDHEDLLKYMRFTAMHGQSKDALSKLKAGAWEYDIINDGLKCNLTDIGAAIGLVQLKRYEKMLEKRRQIFKIYSDILSKEEFSIIPFTKDENGTETSYHLYLYRVKGFDEKKRNEAIQKLADRGIATNVHYKPLPMLTLYKNLGYDIKDYPNAYAQYENEITLPVYTTLSLEDAEYIAKEVIKVVKELL; encoded by the coding sequence ATGAAAAAGATACCATTTTCACCACCAGATATAACAGAAGAAGAAATAGAAGCAGTAGGTAATGTATTAAGATCAGGTTGGATTACTTCTGGACCCAAACTTGCAGAGTTTGAGGAAGGAATACAAAATTATCTAAATGTTAATAAAGCATTAGCATTAAATAGTGCGACTGCTGCAATGGAACTAGTGCTTAAAGTATTTGATATAAAAGAGGGGGATGAAATTATTTCTACTCCATATACATATACTGCTACTTCAAGCGTTGGTATTCATAGAGGGATTAAACCTATATATGTTGATGTTAAAAAAGATACTTTCGAAATGGATATAGATAAAATTGCTGATAAGATTACAGATAAAACAAAGGTAATTATGCCAGTGGATATTGCAGGAGTACCGTTTGATTATGATGCTTTAAAGAAAGTTTTGAAGGATAAAAATAGAGAAGATATTATAATACTTTGCGATTCAGCGCACTCTTTTGGTGCTAAATATAAGGGAGAACCAGTTGGATCTCAATGTGATTTTCACTCATTTTCGTTTCATGCAGTTAAAAATCTAACTACAGGAGAAGGTGGAGCCGTTACATTTAATGACAACCACTTTGGTGATCATGAGGATTTACTTAAATATATGAGATTTACTGCTATGCATGGACAATCAAAGGATGCTCTAAGTAAGTTAAAAGCAGGTGCATGGGAATATGACATTATAAATGATGGACTTAAGTGTAATTTGACAGATATAGGGGCAGCCATAGGTTTAGTTCAATTAAAAAGATATGAGAAAATGTTGGAAAAGAGAAGACAAATATTTAAGATATATAGTGATATTTTATCAAAAGAAGAATTTTCAATAATTCCATTTACAAAAGATGAGAATGGAACTGAGACATCATATCATTTATACCTTTATAGAGTTAAAGGATTTGATGAGAAAAAGAGAAACGAAGCTATTCAAAAGTTAGCAGATAGAGGAATAGCAACAAACGTTCATTACAAACCGCTTCCTATGCTAACTCTATATAAAAACCTTGGATATGATATTAAAGATTATCCTAATGCCTATGCACAATATGAAAATGAGATCACACTTCCAGTATATACTACATTATCTTTAGAAGATGCTGAATATATAGCAAAAGAAGTTATAAAAGTAGTTAAAGAATTATTATAA
- a CDS encoding IS982 family transposase has product MQNLLVEIFYDVDNFCIGFENYCKSHFLTENSDRKFAMIKSKTLSLSEVMTITIYFHLSNYRTFKSYYIEHVSTVLKPYFPKLVSYNRFVELMQQSLVALLLYMMKFRTGKCTGISFIDSTTLNVCHNRRIHSHKVFKGIAERGKSSTGWFYGFKLHLVVNDKGDILSFYLTPGNVDDREIKTIEILAKDLFGKLFGDKGYLSKKISDILYSKGIQLITKIKKNMKNKLMLMEDKILLRKRAIIETINDQLKNICQIEHNRHRSFTNFAVNIVSGLISYSFLPKKPSLKLDKYLTME; this is encoded by the coding sequence ATGCAAAACTTATTAGTAGAAATATTTTATGATGTAGACAATTTTTGTATTGGATTTGAAAATTACTGTAAAAGTCATTTCCTAACGGAAAATAGCGACCGCAAATTTGCAATGATTAAAAGTAAAACTTTATCATTAAGCGAAGTTATGACAATAACTATCTACTTTCATTTGTCAAATTACAGAACTTTTAAATCATACTATATTGAGCATGTGTCTACTGTTCTCAAACCGTATTTTCCTAAGCTTGTGAGCTACAATAGGTTTGTTGAATTAATGCAACAATCATTAGTTGCATTACTATTATACATGATGAAATTTAGAACTGGCAAGTGCACAGGAATTTCTTTTATCGATTCTACAACTTTGAATGTATGCCATAATAGAAGAATACACTCTCATAAGGTTTTTAAAGGAATTGCAGAACGTGGTAAAAGTTCAACAGGCTGGTTTTATGGTTTTAAGCTTCATCTTGTTGTTAACGATAAAGGGGATATTCTCTCTTTTTATCTAACTCCGGGAAATGTAGATGATAGAGAAATTAAGACTATAGAAATATTAGCAAAAGATTTATTTGGAAAACTTTTTGGTGACAAAGGTTATTTATCTAAAAAGATCTCCGATATTTTGTATTCCAAAGGTATTCAACTTATAACAAAGATAAAGAAAAACATGAAAAATAAATTAATGTTAATGGAGGATAAAATTCTTCTTAGGAAAAGAGCTATCATTGAAACAATAAATGACCAACTAAAAAATATATGTCAGATAGAGCATAATCGACATAGAAGTTTTACTAATTTTGCGGTTAATATAGTTTCAGGATTGATTTCGTATAGTTTTCTTCCTAAGAAACCTTCTCTTAAGTTGGACAAATATCTAACTATGGAATAA
- a CDS encoding anthranilate synthase component II, which translates to MLLMIDNYDSFVYNLVRYFEEIGEIVDVVRNDKINIESIRNNKYYGIVISPGPKNPKQAGLCLDIIDKFKNETPILGICLGHQCIGHYFGGEIIKGDRPMHGKISEVTHNNSGIFHNVKNPLKVTRYHSLIIDKKKLPKELLVTAETSDGVIMGIRHNELPIYGVQFHPEAELTEEGHKILENFILECKRFRNGRF; encoded by the coding sequence GTGTTACTAATGATAGATAATTATGATTCGTTTGTATATAATCTGGTCAGATATTTTGAAGAGATTGGAGAAATTGTGGATGTAGTTAGAAATGATAAAATTAATATTGAGAGCATCAGAAACAATAAATATTATGGTATAGTTATTTCACCAGGACCTAAAAATCCCAAGCAAGCAGGCTTGTGCCTAGATATTATTGATAAATTTAAAAATGAAACTCCTATATTGGGCATATGTCTTGGACATCAGTGTATAGGACATTATTTTGGCGGAGAAATAATTAAAGGCGACAGGCCTATGCATGGTAAAATAAGTGAAGTAACACATAATAATAGCGGAATATTCCATAATGTTAAAAATCCATTAAAGGTAACAAGATATCATTCTCTAATTATTGATAAGAAGAAACTCCCAAAAGAATTATTGGTTACGGCAGAAACGTCAGATGGGGTAATCATGGGAATTAGACATAATGAATTACCTATATATGGAGTTCAATTCCATCCAGAAGCAGAACTTACGGAAGAAGGGCATAAAATCTTAGAAAATTTTATTTTAGAGTGCAAGAGGTTTAGAAATGGTAGATTTTAA
- a CDS encoding SAM-dependent methyltransferase: protein MNLINSLYVKYLSKFDDIPYRIKFQNNKEFIIGKGTPQFEINIKGEISKTDLIRSTFLAIGEAYMKGNIEIKGDLFEVINIFISQIDKISSGSKPVKNTIFQSNSSKKQKGEIQEHYDIGNNFYSLWLDDTMTYSCGYFKSNNDSLHDAQINKINHILAKLDIKEGMSVLDVGCGWGFLLIEAAEKYSIHGIGITLSKEQYKKFNERIKERKLEKLLEVRLMDYRNLAESGLSFDRIVSVGMVEHIGRENYELFIKNIDSVLKPKGLCLLDYINSLKEYSVDPWIKKYILKEAVIPSFREIIDICSNYNFHTIDVENLRRHYVKTLLYWRENFNNNLSEVSKMFDEEFIRMWELYLCSCAAIFNNGVIDIHQLLISKGINDDIPMTREYMYNK, encoded by the coding sequence ATGAATCTAATAAATAGTCTTTATGTTAAATATTTGTCAAAATTTGATGATATACCATATAGGATTAAGTTTCAAAATAATAAAGAATTTATTATAGGGAAGGGTACGCCTCAATTCGAAATAAATATTAAGGGAGAAATAAGTAAAACAGACTTAATTAGAAGTACGTTCCTTGCTATTGGTGAAGCTTACATGAAAGGGAATATAGAGATAAAAGGAGATTTATTTGAAGTTATAAATATATTTATTAGTCAGATTGATAAAATCTCATCAGGTAGTAAGCCAGTAAAAAATACGATTTTTCAATCCAATTCTTCAAAAAAACAAAAAGGTGAGATTCAAGAGCACTATGATATAGGGAATAATTTCTATAGTTTATGGCTCGATGATACTATGACATATTCATGTGGATATTTTAAATCAAATAATGATAGTTTGCATGACGCACAAATTAATAAAATTAATCATATACTAGCAAAGTTAGACATAAAAGAAGGCATGAGCGTCTTGGATGTAGGATGTGGGTGGGGATTTTTACTTATTGAAGCAGCAGAAAAATATAGTATTCATGGTATTGGAATTACATTAAGCAAAGAGCAATATAAAAAATTTAATGAAAGAATAAAAGAAAGAAAGCTTGAAAAATTACTAGAAGTTAGACTTATGGATTACCGAAATTTAGCTGAAAGTGGATTATCATTTGATAGAATTGTAAGTGTTGGCATGGTTGAGCATATAGGAAGAGAGAATTATGAACTATTTATAAAAAATATTGATTCTGTCTTAAAACCAAAAGGGTTATGTTTATTGGATTATATCAATTCATTAAAAGAATATTCTGTAGATCCATGGATTAAAAAGTATATTCTTAAAGAAGCGGTTATTCCAAGTTTTAGAGAAATTATAGACATTTGTAGTAATTATAATTTCCATACTATCGATGTTGAAAATCTTAGAAGGCATTATGTTAAGACTTTACTATATTGGAGAGAGAATTTTAATAACAATCTAAGTGAAGTTTCTAAAATGTTTGATGAAGAATTTATAAGAATGTGGGAACTTTATCTTTGTTCATGTGCGGCAATATTTAATAATGGAGTGATAGATATTCATCAATTACTAATTTCTAAAGGAATAAATGATGATATTCCTATGACAAGAGAATATATGTACAATAAATAA
- a CDS encoding ribonuclease J — MENNEIGISENKINKKTKSKQIPLKIIPLGGLGEIGKNMTAFEYDNEIIVIDCGLAFPDEDLYGIDIVIPDVTYLIKNKNKVKGIFITHGHEDHIGGLPYVLKQINVPIYGTRLTLGLIEGKLKEHTMLSDCTLNVVEPGELIKLEQIKIEYIRNNHSIPDSCSIALHTPIGVIVHSGDFKVDFTPIDGKVMDLQRYAQLGKKGVLLLMADSTNALHKGYTMSEKTVGETLENLFSRATGRIIVSTFASNVHRLQQISDCSIKYNRKIAFSGRSMENISEVAMELGYLLIPEDMIISLDEIKNYPDDKLTIVTTGSQGESMAGLSRIAASTHRHIQIIEGDMVIISASPIPGNEKAVSNLINDLIKKGANVIYKSIEDIHVSGHACEQELRLIQALLKPKFFIPVHGEYKHLITHAKIAESMGVDKSKTFILENGDVFELTRATGKVSGKVPFGRVLVDGMGVGDIGSMVLRDRKNLAENGIITVVIAIDIRNKIIISGPDIVSRGFVYVRNSEELIDEVRNIVTNVVEKCLDRNITQWAEIKNGIRREVDNYVYTKMKRKPMILPVIVEL, encoded by the coding sequence ATGGAGAATAATGAAATTGGAATTAGTGAAAATAAAATCAATAAAAAAACAAAATCTAAACAAATTCCACTTAAGATAATTCCATTAGGTGGACTTGGTGAAATAGGAAAAAATATGACTGCTTTTGAATACGATAATGAGATAATAGTTATAGATTGTGGATTAGCATTCCCAGATGAAGACCTATATGGAATTGATATAGTAATTCCAGATGTAACATATCTGATTAAAAATAAGAATAAAGTTAAGGGGATCTTTATCACCCATGGACATGAAGATCACATTGGAGGACTACCATATGTATTAAAGCAAATTAATGTTCCTATATATGGAACTAGATTAACACTTGGATTAATAGAAGGTAAATTAAAAGAGCATACTATGCTTAGTGACTGTACATTAAATGTTGTTGAACCGGGAGAACTAATAAAATTAGAGCAAATAAAAATTGAATATATAAGAAATAACCACAGTATACCTGATAGCTGTTCTATTGCATTGCATACCCCAATAGGAGTTATTGTTCATAGCGGTGATTTTAAAGTGGATTTCACACCAATAGATGGGAAGGTTATGGATCTGCAAAGATATGCTCAGTTGGGGAAGAAAGGTGTACTTCTCTTAATGGCAGATAGCACTAATGCTCTTCATAAAGGCTACACAATGTCAGAAAAAACAGTTGGAGAAACACTAGAGAATCTTTTCAGTAGGGCTACTGGTAGGATTATAGTATCTACATTTGCATCAAATGTTCATAGATTACAACAAATTAGTGATTGTTCAATAAAATATAACAGAAAAATAGCTTTTAGCGGTAGAAGCATGGAAAATATATCTGAAGTTGCTATGGAACTCGGATATTTACTTATTCCAGAAGATATGATAATAAGTCTAGATGAAATAAAGAATTATCCAGATGATAAGTTAACTATTGTTACAACTGGAAGTCAGGGAGAATCTATGGCAGGATTATCAAGAATAGCTGCATCAACACATAGGCATATACAAATAATAGAAGGAGATATGGTTATTATCTCGGCAAGTCCTATACCTGGCAATGAGAAGGCAGTATCTAACTTAATAAATGATTTAATAAAGAAAGGCGCCAATGTAATCTATAAATCAATAGAGGATATACATGTTTCTGGGCATGCCTGTGAACAAGAATTAAGGCTAATTCAAGCTTTATTAAAACCAAAATTTTTTATACCAGTTCATGGTGAGTATAAGCATTTAATTACTCATGCTAAAATAGCAGAAAGTATGGGAGTAGATAAATCTAAGACATTTATTTTAGAAAATGGTGATGTTTTTGAATTAACTAGAGCTACTGGAAAAGTATCAGGAAAAGTGCCATTTGGAAGAGTTCTTGTAGATGGTATGGGGGTTGGAGATATAGGAAGTATGGTTCTTAGGGATAGAAAGAATCTAGCAGAGAATGGTATAATCACAGTGGTTATAGCTATAGACATAAGAAATAAAATTATAATATCCGGTCCAGACATAGTGTCAAGAGGTTTCGTATATGTAAGAAACTCTGAAGAATTAATAGACGAAGTTAGAAATATAGTTACTAACGTTGTAGAAAAATGCTTAGATAGAAACATAACTCAATGGGCGGAAATAAAGAATGGAATAAGAAGAGAAGTTGACAATTATGTTTATACAAAAATGAAGAGAAAGCCAATGATATTACCAGTAATTGTTGAATTATAA
- a CDS encoding methyl-accepting chemotaxis protein encodes MEKEQKYLELVNEEVKEFDSNSKILKETLPDYELIDEINSSVELAAKSRSDIVELINKKEKISALSVMENTYSYQIDGIADKVIEVYKQSQKQTSNFLHKVDIINNIILGFIIIIMISTLIITSTISGVLTDIFIKGINNIKEISEELLYGNLKVESSYESTDEMGEMASNLISAIEMIDSYVDDITTILEKISVGNLDIELEKNVQYKCDFIPIQESLESIINTLNSDFYGISRTVELTSNRSEQISLITKELSDGATNQASIIEKLLDNFNKILTKVTINAQNAEEANKVSESTKDIVSEGNHKMEELMKSIEEIAQSSNQISKITSSIENIASQTNLLALNAAIEAARAGETGKGFAVVANEVKSLAEQCSNAVKNTNMLIGNSLFAVKKGESLAKEASNSLQNIVVNVDNSAKLVNEISLASQDQTNEIMKMTTRVNEISEVIQINTAKAQETAASTEELSLQAQNIAEKMSK; translated from the coding sequence ATGGAGAAAGAACAAAAATATTTAGAATTAGTAAATGAAGAAGTAAAAGAATTCGATAGTAATTCTAAAATTTTAAAAGAAACACTACCTGATTATGAGCTAATTGATGAGATTAATTCATCTGTAGAATTAGCCGCAAAAAGTAGAAGTGATATAGTGGAATTGATAAATAAGAAAGAGAAGATATCAGCCTTATCAGTAATGGAAAATACATATTCTTATCAAATAGATGGAATAGCAGATAAAGTTATAGAAGTATATAAACAGTCTCAAAAACAAACATCTAATTTTTTACATAAGGTAGATATAATTAACAATATAATATTAGGATTTATAATAATCATAATGATCAGTACACTAATAATAACGTCAACAATAAGCGGCGTGTTGACAGATATATTTATTAAAGGAATTAATAATATAAAAGAAATATCTGAAGAATTATTATATGGAAATCTCAAAGTTGAAAGTAGCTATGAATCTACAGATGAAATGGGTGAGATGGCAAGTAATTTGATTAGCGCTATTGAGATGATAGACTCATATGTAGATGATATTACAACAATTTTAGAAAAAATATCAGTTGGAAATTTGGATATAGAGTTAGAGAAAAATGTGCAATATAAATGCGATTTTATTCCTATACAAGAGTCGCTTGAGAGTATTATAAACACATTGAATAGTGATTTCTATGGTATATCAAGGACAGTAGAGTTAACATCAAATAGATCAGAACAAATATCACTAATTACAAAAGAACTATCAGATGGAGCAACAAATCAAGCAAGTATAATAGAAAAACTTTTAGACAATTTTAATAAAATATTAACTAAAGTTACTATAAACGCCCAAAATGCAGAGGAAGCTAATAAAGTATCGGAAAGTACCAAGGATATTGTATCTGAAGGAAATCACAAAATGGAAGAGTTAATGAAATCTATAGAGGAGATTGCTCAATCTTCCAATCAGATTTCAAAGATTACAAGCTCTATAGAAAATATAGCATCACAAACAAACCTTTTGGCGCTTAATGCTGCTATTGAGGCTGCGAGAGCTGGAGAAACTGGAAAAGGATTTGCGGTGGTAGCTAATGAAGTTAAGAGCTTAGCCGAACAATGCTCAAATGCAGTTAAAAATACTAATATGTTAATAGGAAATTCTTTATTTGCAGTTAAAAAAGGTGAAAGTTTAGCAAAAGAGGCTTCGAATTCATTACAAAATATAGTGGTTAATGTAGATAATAGTGCTAAATTGGTCAATGAAATATCACTAGCATCGCAAGATCAAACGAATGAGATAATGAAAATGACAACGAGAGTTAACGAAATCTCTGAAGTTATACAGATTAACACAGCTAAGGCACAAGAAACTGCGGCATCAACTGAAGAATTATCACTTCAAGCCCAAAATATAGCCGAAAAGATGTCTAAATAA
- a CDS encoding FlxA-like family protein, with amino-acid sequence MSSITINSNRINLFKNININSTDDKNKNVVNGNSSITNKQDKKESGLMQNLLKQKQELKEEKQALIAKEMDAKEKKAKMDELNQKIKDVDSQIQQLKIQEKQEELQKKQDEISKKKAKEETPNKDDNKTKDDVIISASLGELIKISGSQKTIHLLKDSKNRQKVEAEYIKPNNIENSYDNNRLSQIGASIANINMTIYKKIGDINKSAERIQAKTELALKQIKDKDDNKLNEETKDIDNNTNKLDKSSKDKANSKLDTEPNNNSYNKTTETIV; translated from the coding sequence ATGAGTAGTATAACTATAAATTCAAATCGAATCAATTTATTCAAAAATATTAATATCAATTCAACTGATGACAAAAACAAAAATGTTGTTAATGGTAATTCTAGTATTACTAATAAACAAGATAAAAAAGAAAGCGGTTTAATGCAAAATCTTCTAAAGCAAAAACAAGAACTTAAAGAAGAAAAACAAGCATTGATAGCTAAAGAAATGGACGCAAAAGAGAAAAAAGCTAAAATGGATGAACTAAATCAAAAAATAAAGGATGTTGATTCTCAGATTCAACAGCTAAAGATTCAAGAAAAACAAGAAGAACTTCAAAAGAAACAAGATGAAATTTCAAAGAAAAAAGCTAAAGAGGAAACACCTAACAAAGACGATAATAAAACAAAAGACGATGTAATAATTTCTGCTAGCTTAGGTGAACTTATTAAGATTAGCGGCTCACAAAAAACTATACATTTACTAAAGGATAGTAAAAACAGGCAAAAAGTAGAAGCTGAATATATCAAACCAAATAATATCGAAAACAGCTACGATAATAATCGTTTATCGCAAATAGGCGCAAGCATAGCCAATATAAACATGACCATTTATAAAAAGATTGGAGACATAAATAAAAGTGCTGAACGCATTCAAGCTAAAACAGAATTAGCGCTTAAACAAATCAAAGATAAAGATGACAATAAGTTAAATGAAGAAACAAAGGACATAGATAATAATACTAATAAATTAGATAAAAGTTCAAAAGATAAAGCCAATAGTAAATTAGATACGGAACCTAATAATAATTCATATAATAAAACTACCGAAACTATAGTTTAG